The proteins below are encoded in one region of Paenarthrobacter ilicis:
- a CDS encoding GMC oxidoreductase, which yields MGRLGTGNDGVEKVDAVVVGSGFGGSVAALRLAAAGESVVLMERGKPYPPGSFARSPSEMGRNFWDPDRGLYGLFDAWTFRGTEGLVSSGLGGGSLIYANVLLRKDEKWFVTESPIPGGGYENWPFTRADLDPWYDAAEAMLDPVPYPYEDTAKTLAMEATAANLGLAISRPPLAVTFSAGPDPLPRTNRTLPLPYYGSIHGPETVRTTCTLSGECDIGCNAGAKNTLDHNYVSAAASKGADVRTFHDVRGIRPLDHGGYEVRYVVHSPERRGGLLTERIVHCRRLILGAGTFGTNFLLLRNRGSLPALSDALGTRFSGNGDLLTFIMDTKIPATDGSRPGVRTLTGSKGPVITTAIRVPDSNDDDGEGRGYYVEDAGYPAFMNWLIETAQLRTTVKRTAKVAGQLFKDRLFDAGRSNVSADLAAALGDGRLSSSSVPLLGMGRDIPDGVMTLRDGRLAIAWTMATSKEYFGRVRSTMESIARDLDGNFIDNPLWWAKRVITVHPIGGAPSGRHPGEAVCDQYGEVFGYPGLFVVDGAAMPGPVGANPSLTIAAFAERACAHMLAGASTVGRRGIRPADAMGPGGHDEVVPLQQKAAGAVVDVGALAPRALAPDATKGKGARAEQPASAVAAPDRADRGLGSPAGKAENPTSVRFTEQMHGWFSPGVTDPEKGRSLGRDRSRKIMFELTITAEDMAAFVADPLHPATAGGYVLADYFGGRMPVERGWFNLFVEDKSDDGRTARRMVYRLWLRDPGGTPFTFTGHKLIRNDAGFDLWPDTTTLQATILRGHVPPGEPPGAGGSDTDTHTDTDGIVGAGILFIRPLDFAKQLTTFRAEGPSPAAGLLAFAKLFGGELWQVYGRARRRVPVPLKPKQ from the coding sequence ATGGGTCGTCTGGGGACCGGGAACGACGGCGTCGAAAAAGTTGATGCCGTTGTGGTCGGATCGGGTTTCGGCGGCTCGGTCGCGGCACTGCGGTTGGCTGCGGCGGGAGAATCCGTGGTGCTTATGGAGCGCGGAAAACCCTACCCGCCCGGAAGCTTCGCCCGCTCGCCGTCGGAAATGGGCCGGAACTTCTGGGATCCGGACCGCGGCCTGTATGGCCTCTTTGATGCCTGGACCTTCCGCGGGACTGAGGGCCTGGTGTCCAGCGGACTGGGCGGCGGCTCGCTGATTTACGCCAACGTGCTGCTCCGCAAGGACGAGAAATGGTTTGTGACTGAGTCCCCCATTCCGGGTGGCGGCTACGAAAACTGGCCTTTTACCCGCGCGGATCTGGACCCTTGGTACGACGCCGCCGAGGCCATGCTTGATCCCGTCCCCTACCCCTACGAGGACACGGCGAAAACCCTGGCCATGGAGGCCACCGCGGCCAACCTTGGGCTGGCCATCTCCCGCCCTCCCCTGGCCGTCACCTTCAGCGCAGGCCCGGACCCGCTGCCGCGCACCAACCGCACCCTTCCCCTCCCCTACTACGGCAGCATCCACGGACCGGAGACGGTGCGGACCACCTGCACCCTCAGCGGCGAATGCGACATCGGCTGCAACGCCGGCGCCAAGAACACCCTGGACCACAACTACGTGTCCGCGGCTGCAAGCAAAGGGGCAGACGTCCGGACGTTTCACGACGTCCGCGGGATCCGGCCCTTGGATCACGGTGGCTACGAGGTCCGGTACGTGGTGCACAGTCCGGAACGCCGGGGCGGATTGCTGACCGAACGCATCGTCCATTGCCGCCGGCTCATCCTTGGTGCCGGCACGTTCGGCACCAATTTCCTCTTGCTCCGCAACCGGGGCTCCCTCCCGGCCCTTAGCGACGCCTTGGGCACCCGGTTCAGCGGCAACGGCGATCTGCTGACGTTCATCATGGACACCAAGATTCCGGCCACCGATGGTTCGCGGCCCGGCGTGCGGACGCTGACCGGCAGCAAAGGACCCGTCATCACCACTGCGATCAGGGTGCCGGACTCCAACGACGACGACGGTGAAGGCCGTGGCTACTACGTGGAGGACGCCGGGTACCCCGCGTTCATGAACTGGCTGATCGAAACCGCCCAGCTGCGCACCACGGTCAAGAGGACCGCCAAAGTTGCGGGGCAACTGTTCAAGGACAGGCTGTTCGACGCCGGACGGTCCAATGTCTCTGCCGATCTCGCCGCCGCGTTGGGTGACGGACGGCTGTCATCCAGCTCAGTGCCGCTGCTGGGCATGGGCAGGGATATCCCGGACGGCGTGATGACGCTCCGCGATGGACGGCTCGCCATTGCCTGGACCATGGCCACCTCCAAGGAGTACTTCGGCCGGGTCCGGTCCACCATGGAATCGATCGCCCGGGACCTCGACGGCAATTTCATCGACAATCCGCTCTGGTGGGCCAAGCGCGTCATCACCGTGCACCCTATCGGCGGTGCACCGTCGGGCAGGCATCCGGGCGAGGCGGTCTGCGACCAGTACGGAGAAGTCTTCGGCTATCCGGGCCTTTTCGTGGTGGATGGCGCCGCCATGCCGGGTCCCGTGGGCGCCAATCCTTCCCTGACCATCGCTGCTTTCGCCGAACGGGCCTGCGCCCACATGCTCGCCGGCGCCAGCACCGTCGGGCGCAGGGGCATCCGTCCAGCGGATGCCATGGGCCCCGGTGGGCACGACGAAGTGGTGCCGCTCCAGCAGAAGGCGGCTGGCGCCGTCGTCGACGTCGGTGCGCTGGCTCCGCGCGCCCTGGCCCCGGATGCCACCAAGGGAAAGGGCGCCCGGGCCGAGCAGCCTGCGAGCGCCGTGGCCGCGCCGGACCGGGCCGATCGTGGCCTGGGCTCACCCGCCGGGAAAGCAGAGAATCCCACGTCGGTGCGGTTTACCGAACAGATGCACGGCTGGTTCAGCCCGGGCGTGACGGACCCGGAGAAGGGCCGGAGCCTGGGCCGGGACCGCAGCCGGAAGATCATGTTCGAGCTGACCATCACCGCGGAGGACATGGCGGCGTTCGTGGCTGACCCGCTGCACCCGGCAACGGCAGGGGGCTATGTTCTGGCCGATTATTTCGGCGGCCGCATGCCGGTGGAGAGGGGATGGTTCAACCTGTTTGTGGAGGACAAGTCCGACGACGGCAGGACGGCCAGGCGCATGGTGTACCGGTTGTGGTTGCGGGACCCGGGTGGGACGCCTTTCACGTTCACCGGCCATAAGCTCATCCGCAACGACGCCGGTTTCGATCTCTGGCCGGACACCACCACGCTGCAGGCCACCATCCTGAGGGGGCACGTACCGCCCGGGGAGCCACCCGGCGCAGGCGGATCCGACACCGACACCCACACCGACACCGACGGAATCGTCGGCGCGGGCATCCTTTTCATCCGTCCGCTGGATTTCGCCAAACAGCTGACAACGTTCCGCGCCGAAGGTCCTTCGCCGGCAGCGGGCCTGCTGGCATTCGCGAAACTGTTCGGCGGCGAACTGTGGCAGGTGTACGGGCGTGCCCGGCGCCGCGTCCCGGTCCCCCTCAAGCCAAAGCAATGA
- a CDS encoding dihydrofolate reductase family protein, translating to MSHVTCDLTISLDGYVAGPHQSLQQPLGVGGESLHRWQFEERGANAAHVEGILAAGAFIMGRNMFAGPGPGPWDAGWRGWWDEEPPYHAPVYVLTHHVREPLVMEGGTTFHFVDEGIEAVLSRAAEAAGDRNVAVAGGASTARQFLAAGLMDELRLHIAPVILGGGERLLDGVGNLELEPTSVSGTGLVTHVTYKVGGLGG from the coding sequence ATGAGCCACGTCACATGCGATCTCACCATTTCACTGGACGGCTACGTCGCCGGTCCCCATCAAAGCCTGCAACAGCCACTGGGTGTTGGCGGTGAAAGCCTGCACCGCTGGCAATTCGAGGAACGTGGTGCCAACGCCGCCCACGTTGAAGGCATCCTCGCGGCAGGGGCATTCATCATGGGGCGGAACATGTTCGCTGGTCCGGGACCCGGCCCCTGGGATGCGGGCTGGCGCGGGTGGTGGGATGAGGAGCCGCCCTACCACGCGCCCGTTTATGTGCTGACCCACCATGTGCGCGAGCCCTTGGTGATGGAGGGGGGAACAACCTTCCACTTCGTGGATGAGGGTATTGAAGCGGTCCTGTCCCGGGCGGCGGAGGCTGCCGGCGACCGGAACGTGGCCGTAGCAGGAGGTGCATCCACCGCCCGTCAGTTCCTGGCCGCGGGCTTGATGGACGAGCTGCGGTTGCACATCGCGCCCGTGATCCTCGGCGGAGGTGAACGGCTTCTGGACGGAGTGGGGAACCTGGAATTGGAACCGACATCCGTCAGCGGCACGGGCTTGGTGACGCATGTGACGTACAAAGTGGGTGGGCTTGGGGGTTAG
- a CDS encoding ArsR/SmtB family transcription factor: METLTQAPVLARFGYAVSDPTRARILLALSHAPSYPSDLAELTGVSRQSMSNHLTCLRGCGLVVAVPDGRRSRYELADTRLGHAIQDLLGVVLAVDPACCAPDGTCTA; the protein is encoded by the coding sequence ATGGAGACGCTCACCCAGGCACCCGTGCTGGCCAGGTTCGGCTATGCGGTGTCAGACCCCACCCGTGCCCGGATTCTCCTGGCACTTTCCCACGCTCCGTCCTACCCCTCTGACCTCGCCGAGCTGACGGGGGTGTCGCGGCAGAGTATGTCCAACCACCTGACGTGCCTCCGCGGGTGCGGTCTGGTTGTTGCCGTTCCTGATGGGCGGCGGAGCCGGTATGAGCTGGCGGACACCCGCCTCGGTCATGCCATCCAGGACTTGCTTGGTGTCGTCCTCGCAGTGGATCCGGCCTGCTGCGCCCCGGACGGGACTTGCACGGCATGA
- a CDS encoding cation diffusion facilitator family transporter, which translates to MSALPQASTPQASTSDRRLVLRRRIRLFAAATITYNVIEAAVALWAGGVADSSALIGFGLDSIIEVTSALALSWQFAAKDPERREHLTLRIIALSFFALAAFVAVDAVRSLTGEGEARHSMAGIVIAALSLAVMPVLSWAQRRAGRELGSRTTVADSKQTLLCTYLSAVLLIGLVLNSALGWWWADAGAALVIAGIAVREGVNAWRGEACCAVPSRDPGHAGEEVVALGGCCAGCGVESAGKSGLIPLASRPHSGPVQ; encoded by the coding sequence ATGAGTGCACTTCCACAGGCTTCGACTCCACAGGCTTCGACGTCGGACCGCCGGCTCGTTTTGAGGCGGCGTATTCGTCTGTTTGCGGCCGCAACCATTACCTACAACGTCATTGAGGCGGCCGTAGCACTCTGGGCCGGAGGAGTGGCGGACTCCTCGGCATTGATTGGTTTCGGGCTCGACTCCATCATCGAAGTAACCTCGGCGCTGGCGTTGTCCTGGCAGTTCGCCGCAAAGGATCCGGAGCGGCGCGAGCACTTGACCCTGCGGATCATAGCGCTGTCCTTCTTTGCCCTTGCGGCCTTCGTTGCGGTGGACGCGGTCCGCTCGCTGACCGGAGAGGGGGAGGCCCGGCACTCCATGGCGGGAATCGTGATTGCCGCCCTGAGTCTGGCGGTCATGCCCGTGTTGTCCTGGGCTCAACGCCGTGCCGGCCGCGAGCTCGGTTCCAGGACCACGGTTGCGGATTCCAAGCAGACCCTCCTGTGCACTTATCTCTCCGCCGTCCTGTTGATCGGCTTGGTCCTGAACAGCGCCCTGGGCTGGTGGTGGGCGGATGCGGGTGCGGCCCTGGTTATCGCGGGGATCGCGGTCCGGGAAGGCGTCAATGCCTGGCGGGGCGAGGCGTGCTGCGCGGTTCCATCCCGGGATCCCGGCCATGCCGGGGAGGAGGTTGTTGCCCTCGGGGGTTGTTGCGCAGGCTGTGGAGTGGAATCCGCGGGGAAATCCGGCCTGATACCTCTTGCGTCCCGGCCGCACTCCGGCCCAGTCCAGTAA
- a CDS encoding LexA family protein: MGVIVGPRVIDAGFSLVSVLLAPVAVAAGYPSPAQDYFDGRIDLNEHLIKDVTSTFVVRVSGQSMEGAGISDGDELIVNRALEPKDGSVVVAVLDGELTIKRLRITDRGVVLQADNPRFPDIRVEALSELTIWGVATTCLHHV, from the coding sequence GTGGGCGTTATCGTCGGCCCCCGTGTGATAGATGCGGGTTTTTCCCTGGTGTCGGTTTTGCTGGCTCCTGTGGCTGTTGCTGCCGGGTACCCTTCCCCGGCGCAGGATTATTTTGACGGTCGGATAGACCTGAATGAGCACTTGATCAAGGATGTGACCAGCACTTTCGTGGTCCGCGTCTCGGGCCAGTCCATGGAAGGGGCGGGCATCAGTGATGGCGACGAGTTGATTGTGAACCGCGCCCTCGAGCCGAAGGACGGGTCCGTCGTCGTCGCTGTCCTGGATGGCGAGTTAACCATCAAGAGGCTGCGTATCACTGACCGCGGCGTGGTGCTCCAGGCTGACAATCCCAGGTTTCCGGATATTAGGGTTGAGGCACTCTCGGAGCTGACCATCTGGGGTGTGGCCACCACGTGCCTGCATCACGTGTAA
- a CDS encoding ArsR/SmtB family transcription factor produces the protein MNSLQTLQPGVDSDCCVPSGNPAMNAEEAQQKALVFKALADPNRLRLLSIVRAGESGGSCVCDLTEPLDLGQPTVSHHLKILVEAGLLHREKRGTWAYYSLVPGALEEVAAVLAAL, from the coding sequence ATGAACTCTCTGCAAACTCTTCAGCCCGGGGTTGATTCAGACTGCTGCGTCCCGTCCGGGAACCCGGCAATGAACGCTGAAGAAGCACAGCAGAAAGCCCTCGTCTTCAAGGCCTTGGCCGACCCCAACAGGTTGCGGCTTCTCTCCATCGTCAGAGCAGGCGAATCGGGCGGGTCCTGCGTATGCGATCTCACCGAGCCCTTGGACCTCGGCCAGCCCACCGTGTCCCACCATCTAAAAATCCTGGTGGAGGCCGGACTCCTGCATCGCGAAAAGCGCGGCACCTGGGCGTACTACTCGCTGGTCCCCGGGGCATTGGAAGAGGTGGCCGCAGTTCTTGCTGCCCTATGA
- the arsB gene encoding ACR3 family arsenite efflux transporter gives MVGKLSTPDRFLPVWIIAAMALGLLLGSLIPGLNTALEAVKIGEVSLPIAVGLLVMMYPVLAKVRYDQAHRVLADRKLMITSLVINWLLAPAFMFALAWIFIPDLPEYRTGLIIVGLARCIAMVMIWNDLACGDRESAAVLVFINSVFQVIAFGALGWFYLQWLPSLLGLPTTTSEFSFWAITASVLIFLGIPLLAGFLTRTVGERAKGRDWYENRFLPRIGPWALYGLLFTITLLFALQGGTITSRPLDVVRIAVPLLVYFLVVFSLGMVLGRLLNLGYAKTTTLAFTAAGNNFELAIAVAIGTFGVTSGQALAGVVGPLIEVPVLVALVYAALWARNRFFITEPASR, from the coding sequence GTGGTTGGCAAACTTTCCACCCCGGACCGTTTCCTGCCGGTGTGGATCATCGCCGCCATGGCCCTTGGCCTGCTCTTGGGCAGCTTGATCCCGGGCCTGAACACCGCGTTGGAGGCTGTCAAGATCGGCGAGGTTTCGCTGCCGATCGCGGTCGGGCTGCTGGTGATGATGTACCCGGTCCTGGCCAAGGTCCGTTACGACCAGGCTCACCGCGTCCTGGCCGATCGGAAGCTAATGATCACCTCCCTGGTGATTAACTGGCTCCTTGCCCCGGCCTTCATGTTCGCCTTGGCATGGATCTTTATCCCCGATCTGCCTGAATACCGCACCGGGCTGATCATCGTCGGCCTGGCCCGTTGTATCGCCATGGTGATGATCTGGAACGACCTCGCCTGCGGGGACCGTGAATCCGCGGCCGTGCTCGTGTTCATCAATTCCGTCTTCCAGGTAATCGCCTTCGGCGCGCTCGGCTGGTTCTACCTCCAGTGGCTCCCGTCCCTGTTGGGCCTGCCCACCACCACCTCGGAATTCTCCTTCTGGGCCATCACCGCATCGGTGCTGATCTTCCTGGGCATCCCGCTGCTGGCTGGATTCTTGACCCGCACCGTCGGTGAGAGGGCCAAAGGCCGGGATTGGTACGAGAATAGGTTCCTGCCCAGAATCGGGCCGTGGGCACTCTACGGGCTGCTCTTCACCATCACCCTCCTGTTCGCCCTGCAGGGTGGCACCATCACCTCCCGACCACTGGATGTGGTCCGCATCGCCGTTCCGTTGCTGGTCTACTTCCTGGTGGTCTTCAGCCTCGGCATGGTCCTGGGGCGACTACTGAACCTCGGCTATGCCAAGACCACCACCCTCGCCTTCACCGCAGCGGGCAACAACTTTGAACTCGCCATCGCCGTGGCCATCGGCACCTTCGGCGTCACCTCAGGCCAGGCCCTCGCTGGAGTCGTCGGCCCCCTGATCGAAGTCCCGGTCCTGGTCGCCCTCGTCTACGCCGCCTTGTGGGCCCGCAACCGCTTCTTCATCACTGAGCCAGCTTCCCGCTAA
- a CDS encoding arsenate reductase ArsC: protein MSIETTKKPSVLFVCVHNAGRSQMAAAFLTTLGKGRIEVRSAGSQPADKVNPAAVEAMAELGIDMSAEIPKVLTTDAVKESDVVITMGCGDECPYFPGKRYEDWVLEDPAGQGVEAVRPIRDEIKTRIEGLIASLVPAAK from the coding sequence ATGAGCATCGAAACCACCAAGAAGCCCTCCGTCCTGTTCGTCTGCGTCCACAACGCCGGACGGTCCCAGATGGCTGCCGCGTTCCTGACAACCCTGGGCAAGGGCCGGATCGAAGTCCGCTCCGCGGGCTCCCAGCCCGCGGACAAGGTGAACCCCGCCGCCGTGGAGGCCATGGCTGAACTGGGCATCGACATGTCCGCTGAAATCCCGAAGGTCCTCACCACGGACGCTGTGAAGGAATCCGACGTCGTCATCACCATGGGTTGCGGGGACGAATGCCCGTACTTCCCGGGCAAGCGCTACGAGGACTGGGTCCTCGAAGATCCGGCCGGGCAGGGCGTCGAGGCTGTCCGCCCCATCCGCGATGAGATCAAGACGCGCATTGAGGGCTTGATCGCTTCCCTCGTCCCGGCCGCCAAGTAA
- a CDS encoding LacI family DNA-binding transcriptional regulator → MAPDPRNRPATQSDVAREVGVSRTLVSFAFRGAPGVSEETKQAIFAAAKRLGYRPNAVAADLARKHRSAVGLHLMDIRNEIFADILSGVRLALPHDGNRLILSVSRSVDGVDEGALESLIEARVGIIIAATLLDTDERVRELSRIVPLVSVTRPVEGVDSVYSDDIAGAAAATEHLLALGHRRIAHLAGPAYDGHTDRRRSYEKTMHDAGLTPLTLPADDFTHEAGQRGAAQLLDLADRPTAIFTHNDQLALGAREAIHARGLSVPGDISLIGYDNSRTSSLYGIGLTSVDLKAAALGTIAGEVALERLRSPDAPPADRRLMPHLVIRSSTAPPRD, encoded by the coding sequence ATGGCACCTGATCCCCGCAACCGGCCAGCGACACAAAGTGACGTTGCGAGGGAAGTGGGTGTCTCGCGGACCCTTGTCTCCTTCGCCTTCCGCGGCGCACCCGGGGTCAGCGAGGAGACAAAGCAGGCCATCTTCGCCGCGGCGAAACGTCTTGGCTACCGGCCCAACGCCGTCGCCGCCGATCTGGCACGCAAGCACCGCTCCGCCGTCGGACTTCATCTGATGGATATCCGCAACGAGATCTTCGCCGACATCCTCAGCGGCGTCAGGCTGGCGCTCCCCCACGACGGCAACCGGCTCATCCTCAGCGTGTCCCGATCTGTGGACGGAGTGGACGAAGGCGCCCTGGAATCGCTGATCGAGGCCAGGGTGGGAATCATCATCGCCGCCACCTTGCTGGACACCGACGAGCGCGTACGCGAACTCTCGCGCATCGTGCCGCTGGTCAGTGTCACCCGCCCGGTGGAAGGCGTGGACAGCGTCTATTCGGATGACATTGCCGGAGCGGCGGCCGCCACGGAGCACCTGCTGGCCCTGGGGCACCGACGGATCGCGCACTTGGCGGGACCCGCCTACGACGGCCACACGGACCGGCGCCGGAGTTACGAGAAAACCATGCACGACGCCGGGCTGACGCCCCTGACCTTGCCCGCCGACGACTTCACCCACGAAGCCGGACAGCGGGGCGCCGCGCAATTGCTGGACCTGGCGGACCGGCCCACCGCAATCTTCACACACAACGATCAACTGGCCCTCGGCGCACGGGAAGCCATCCACGCCCGGGGATTGAGCGTCCCGGGCGATATTTCCCTGATTGGGTACGACAATTCCCGGACCTCGAGTCTGTATGGAATCGGCCTCACCTCCGTGGACCTGAAGGCAGCAGCCTTGGGAACCATCGCAGGGGAAGTGGCCCTGGAACGCCTCAGGTCCCCGGACGCACCCCCAGCGGACAGGCGTCTCATGCCGCACTTGGTGATCCGGTCCTCCACGGCACCCCCGCGGGACTGA
- a CDS encoding sugar porter family MFS transporter, which produces MSATQMQREGAHGAALPPLTNGPHRKRLGLVALVATFGGLLFGYDTGVINGALRPMTAELGLTALTEGIVTSSLLFGAALGAVGGGRLSDSWGRRKTIILLAVLFLAGTLACVFAPSFEIMVVGRLILGLAVGGASTVVPVFLAELAPYEIRGSLAGRNELMIVIGQLAAFIVNAIIGNIWGEFGGVWRVMLAVAALPAIALFFGMLRMPESPRWLISKGRWEEALTVLKTIRSVERAEAEMADVKQLADEERASKATSWAALKDKWILRIILVGIGLGVAQQLTGINSIMYYGQSVLVEAGFDSNAALIANIAPGVIAVVGGVIALSLMQRINRRTTLLVGFTLTTVCHFLIGIASVVLPVGNEARPFVILFLVVAFVGSMQTFLNIAVWVMLSEIFPLHVRGFAIGLSVFCLWIANALLGLFFPTLVAGVGITGTFFLFGGVGILALIFIYTQVPETRGRTLEALEEDVTTGAIYTVHRKDAH; this is translated from the coding sequence ATGTCTGCTACGCAAATGCAGCGGGAAGGTGCCCACGGCGCCGCCCTCCCTCCGCTGACCAACGGGCCGCACCGAAAGCGGCTCGGTCTGGTAGCACTGGTCGCCACCTTCGGCGGCCTCCTCTTTGGCTATGACACTGGTGTCATCAATGGCGCACTGAGACCCATGACCGCCGAGCTGGGTCTGACGGCCCTGACGGAAGGAATCGTCACCAGCTCGTTGCTCTTCGGTGCCGCCCTGGGAGCAGTCGGTGGCGGCCGCCTGTCCGATTCGTGGGGGCGCCGCAAAACCATCATTCTGCTCGCGGTGCTCTTCTTGGCGGGAACTCTTGCATGTGTGTTTGCCCCCTCCTTCGAAATCATGGTGGTGGGACGCCTCATTCTGGGCCTGGCTGTGGGCGGGGCCTCAACGGTGGTTCCGGTGTTCCTGGCCGAGCTCGCCCCGTACGAAATCCGCGGATCCCTGGCGGGCCGGAACGAACTGATGATCGTGATCGGCCAGCTGGCCGCCTTCATCGTCAACGCCATCATTGGCAACATCTGGGGTGAATTCGGTGGAGTGTGGCGCGTCATGCTGGCCGTGGCCGCACTGCCGGCCATCGCCTTGTTCTTCGGCATGCTGCGGATGCCCGAATCCCCCCGATGGCTGATCTCCAAGGGCCGCTGGGAGGAAGCGCTCACGGTCCTCAAGACCATCCGCTCGGTGGAGCGGGCCGAGGCTGAAATGGCCGACGTCAAGCAGCTCGCCGATGAGGAGCGTGCCTCCAAAGCCACGTCCTGGGCGGCGCTGAAGGACAAGTGGATCCTCCGCATCATCCTGGTGGGCATCGGATTGGGCGTGGCTCAACAGCTGACCGGCATCAACTCGATCATGTACTACGGCCAGTCAGTGCTGGTGGAAGCCGGTTTTGACTCGAATGCTGCCCTGATCGCCAACATTGCCCCCGGCGTCATTGCAGTTGTTGGTGGCGTTATTGCCCTCTCGCTGATGCAGCGCATCAACCGCCGCACCACACTGCTGGTGGGCTTCACCCTGACAACGGTGTGCCACTTCCTCATCGGCATCGCCTCCGTGGTCCTGCCCGTGGGGAACGAGGCCCGACCGTTCGTGATCCTCTTCCTGGTGGTGGCCTTCGTCGGTTCCATGCAGACGTTCCTCAACATCGCCGTCTGGGTCATGTTGTCCGAGATCTTCCCGCTGCATGTCCGCGGCTTCGCTATTGGCCTTTCGGTCTTCTGCCTGTGGATCGCCAACGCTCTGCTGGGCCTGTTCTTCCCCACCCTGGTTGCCGGAGTGGGCATCACGGGCACGTTCTTCCTCTTCGGAGGAGTAGGGATCCTGGCCTTGATCTTCATCTACACGCAGGTTCCCGAAACGCGTGGGCGCACCCTGGAAGCCTTGGAGGAAGATGTCACCACCGGCGCCATCTACACCGTGCACCGCAAGGATGCCCACTAG